The following proteins are encoded in a genomic region of Arcobacter suis CECT 7833:
- a CDS encoding asparaginase domain-containing protein encodes MKITVLNTGGTFNKRYNPIKGQLEVPNDNIALDKIVKSCFNVKFDIKNIVSKDSLEFTQEDRETILKEIQNSTSDKIIIIHGTDTVDLTAQFIDGKVESKKIVFTGAMVPMSIDEVEATMNFSQAIGFLNAPIENGIYLSMHGVVIDHSKLKKDKSIGQFLLKD; translated from the coding sequence ATGAAAATAACTGTATTAAATACAGGTGGAACTTTTAACAAAAGATATAACCCAATCAAGGGACAACTTGAAGTTCCAAATGATAATATCGCTTTAGACAAGATTGTAAAATCTTGTTTTAATGTGAAATTTGACATTAAAAATATAGTTTCAAAAGATAGTTTGGAGTTTACACAAGAAGATAGAGAAACTATTCTAAAAGAGATACAAAATAGTACAAGTGATAAAATAATCATTATTCATGGAACGGATACAGTTGATTTAACAGCCCAATTTATTGATGGTAAAGTTGAAAGTAAAAAGATAGTTTTTACAGGTGCGATGGTTCCTATGAGTATTGATGAAGTTGAAGCTACTATGAATTTTTCACAAGCTATTGGATTTTTAAATGCACCTATTGAAAATGGAATTTATTTATCTATGCATGGAGTTGTTATTGATCATTCAAAACTTAAAAAAGATAAAAGTATAGGACAATTTTTACTAAAAGATTAA
- a CDS encoding tetratricopeptide repeat protein, with product MTKYLLSFLIVSSLTVAEEVSVYGSNDSSENGSYGLNSSEKHILKNQASINSLTSKVGDINSLLDSIKNRLEGLESTYEGDSAKLNTTSRKVDELMQRVGTSSDLGSNSNIPASSQGGDAQLAETVNGLKAALTKLTAAVNKINSEYVSSNELEKNMQQFITREEFEALKKAAGIKTSQVSPTTKLDANTTAVDSTASSEVSAKKLTTPEDKLNLMKEAKQDFDSKNYSASTPKYEKLLETNYKPAEVNFYLAQNWYMRKKYDLAISHYKKSAILNDKAAYMPTLLLHSAISFEKTKDKDNAKSFYSTLIDLYPSSNEAKTAKQNLSKL from the coding sequence ATGACTAAGTATCTTCTATCTTTTTTAATAGTAAGTTCATTAACCGTAGCCGAAGAGGTTTCGGTTTATGGATCGAATGATTCTAGTGAAAATGGTTCTTATGGACTAAATTCATCTGAAAAACACATTTTAAAAAATCAAGCAAGTATAAACTCATTGACATCAAAAGTTGGTGATATTAATTCTTTACTTGATTCTATTAAAAATAGATTAGAAGGCTTAGAATCTACATATGAAGGTGATTCAGCAAAATTAAATACAACTTCAAGAAAAGTTGATGAATTAATGCAAAGAGTTGGTACGTCTTCAGATTTAGGTTCTAATAGTAATATTCCTGCATCTTCACAAGGTGGTGATGCCCAGTTGGCTGAAACAGTTAACGGATTGAAAGCTGCGCTAACAAAATTAACAGCGGCTGTTAATAAAATCAATTCAGAGTATGTTTCTTCTAACGAATTAGAAAAAAATATGCAACAATTTATAACAAGAGAAGAGTTTGAAGCTTTAAAAAAAGCTGCAGGAATAAAAACTTCTCAAGTTTCTCCTACAACAAAATTAGATGCTAATACAACAGCTGTAGATTCAACAGCAAGTAGTGAAGTATCTGCTAAAAAATTAACAACTCCAGAAGATAAGCTAAATTTAATGAAAGAAGCAAAACAAGATTTCGATTCAAAAAATTATAGTGCATCAACACCAAAATATGAAAAACTTCTTGAGACAAATTACAAACCAGCTGAAGTAAATTTTTATTTAGCACAAAATTGGTATATGAGAAAAAAATATGACCTTGCAATAAGTCATTACAAAAAATCTGCTATATTGAACGACAAAGCAGCTTATATGCCAACATTATTATTGCATAGCGCTATTTCATTTGAGAAAACAAAAGATAAAGATAACGCAAAAAGCTTTTATAGTACTTTAATTGATCTTTATCCAAGTTCAAATGAAGCAAAAACAGCAAAACAAAATTTATCAAAATTATAA
- a CDS encoding alanine/glycine:cation symporter family protein gives MFAEINTFLNDLIWGNILIYLLPALGVFFTISSRFVQFRYFFKMFNILKGTVHDKDGHISSFQALMLSVSGRVGVGNIAGVAVAITLGGAGAVFWMWVIALVGMATSFFECSLAQLYKEKDGLDSCVYRGGPAYYATKGLGQRWLGIVISILILITFGLAFNATQSFVISTSFEASFNLPTWVSGIVLSIVFGITIFGGVRGIVKMSEVIVPIMALGYLLIALVVIALNLSEIPSLITMIVTEAFNPSSAIAGGIGAVILQGAKRGMFSNEAGLGSAPNVAAVAYVAHPVQQGIVQSFSVFIDTIILCSCTAFIILLSGVYTPGVTGVQGILLTQNALIEHIGPLGGYFITFALFLFGFSSMIYNYYLAENSLNFFSKGNITVFNIFRISCILLVVWGSFQDLSSIFAFADLTMGLLAIINMIVITLLYKPVLKLIKGYERQIKEGKTPVLRYNDYEEFNFEKEMWKEIVDNINDKKSKD, from the coding sequence ATGTTTGCAGAAATTAACACATTTCTAAATGATCTTATCTGGGGAAATATTTTAATATATTTACTACCAGCTCTTGGAGTTTTTTTTACTATTAGTTCTAGATTTGTTCAATTTAGATATTTTTTTAAAATGTTCAATATTTTAAAAGGTACTGTGCATGATAAAGATGGACATATTAGTTCATTCCAAGCATTAATGCTAAGTGTTTCTGGTCGTGTTGGAGTTGGAAATATCGCTGGTGTTGCAGTTGCTATTACTCTTGGTGGAGCAGGTGCTGTATTTTGGATGTGGGTTATTGCTTTAGTTGGAATGGCTACAAGCTTCTTTGAGTGTTCATTAGCTCAATTATACAAAGAAAAAGATGGATTAGATTCATGTGTTTATAGAGGTGGTCCTGCGTATTATGCCACTAAAGGTTTAGGTCAAAGATGGTTAGGTATAGTAATTTCTATTTTAATTTTAATTACTTTTGGACTTGCATTTAATGCAACTCAATCATTTGTTATTTCTACTTCATTTGAAGCATCATTTAATTTACCAACTTGGGTAAGTGGAATTGTATTAAGTATTGTTTTTGGAATTACAATTTTTGGTGGAGTAAGGGGAATTGTTAAAATGTCAGAAGTTATTGTTCCAATAATGGCTTTAGGATATTTATTAATTGCACTTGTTGTTATTGCCTTAAATTTAAGTGAAATCCCATCGTTAATAACAATGATAGTTACTGAGGCATTTAATCCAAGTTCTGCAATAGCAGGGGGAATTGGAGCAGTTATTTTACAAGGTGCAAAAAGAGGTATGTTCTCAAATGAAGCTGGACTTGGAAGTGCACCAAATGTTGCAGCTGTTGCTTATGTTGCACATCCTGTTCAACAAGGAATAGTTCAATCATTCTCAGTATTTATCGATACAATCATCTTATGCTCTTGTACAGCCTTTATTATTCTTCTATCAGGTGTTTATACGCCAGGAGTAACTGGTGTTCAAGGAATTTTATTAACTCAAAATGCTTTAATAGAACATATTGGACCATTGGGTGGATATTTTATTACATTTGCACTATTTTTATTTGGTTTTTCTTCAATGATTTATAACTACTATTTAGCTGAAAATAGTTTAAATTTCTTTAGCAAAGGAAATATTACAGTGTTTAATATTTTTAGAATTTCTTGTATTTTACTTGTTGTATGGGGTTCATTCCAAGATTTAAGTTCTATTTTCGCCTTTGCAGATTTAACTATGGGATTATTAGCAATTATTAATATGATAGTTATTACTTTATTATATAAACCAGTATTAAAATTAATTAAAGGTTATGAAAGACAAATAAAAGAGGGCAAAACACCTGTTCTTAGATATAACGATTATGAAGAGTTTAATTTTGAAAAAGAGATGTGGAAAGAGATTGTTGATAATATTAATGACAAGAAGTCAAAAGATTAA
- the aspA gene encoding aspartate ammonia-lyase yields MEKLYRIEKDFLGEKRIELNKYYGIQTLRAKENFNITKTDISLFPNFIKSLAKVKKACALTNFELGDLTDIQKDAIVQACNEIIDGKFHDQFIVDPIQGGAGTSTNMNANEVIANRALEILGKPKSSYEFIHPNNHINMSQSTNDVYPTAIKLTLHELIYKLKDALRFLRDCFEEKAIEFKDVLKMGRTQLQDAVPMTLGQEFKTFAVMIDDDIYRLRNVQALLKEVNLGATAIGTGINTKASYQRKVISNLREVTGVDYISAGDLIEATQDTGSFVHISGMLKSVAIKISKICNDLRLLSSGPRAGFNEINLPPLQPGSSIMPGKVNPVIPEVVNQVAFEVIGADMTIAMASEHGQLQLNVFEPLIAYKLFTSINMMRRAFYSLGEKCIKGITANEDVCMANILNSVTIVTCLNPIIGYEKCSSLAKEALKTNKRVYDIILEQKLFTKEELDELLKPENMVNNFIKETK; encoded by the coding sequence ATGGAAAAATTATACAGAATAGAAAAAGATTTTTTAGGTGAAAAAAGAATTGAATTAAATAAATATTATGGAATTCAAACTTTAAGAGCAAAAGAGAATTTTAATATTACAAAAACAGATATTTCTTTGTTTCCAAATTTTATAAAATCCCTTGCAAAAGTTAAAAAAGCTTGTGCTTTGACAAACTTTGAATTAGGTGATTTAACTGATATTCAAAAAGATGCAATAGTTCAAGCTTGTAATGAAATAATTGATGGAAAATTTCATGATCAATTTATTGTTGACCCAATTCAAGGTGGAGCTGGAACTTCTACAAATATGAATGCAAATGAAGTTATTGCAAATCGTGCTTTAGAGATTTTGGGTAAACCAAAAAGTTCTTATGAATTTATTCATCCAAATAATCATATAAATATGAGCCAATCTACAAATGATGTTTATCCAACGGCAATAAAACTTACTCTTCATGAATTAATTTATAAATTAAAAGATGCTTTGAGATTTCTAAGGGATTGTTTTGAAGAAAAAGCTATTGAGTTTAAAGATGTTTTAAAAATGGGAAGAACACAACTTCAAGATGCTGTTCCTATGACTTTAGGTCAAGAGTTTAAAACTTTTGCGGTTATGATTGATGATGATATTTATAGATTAAGAAATGTTCAAGCTCTTTTAAAAGAGGTAAATTTAGGTGCAACTGCTATTGGAACGGGAATTAATACAAAAGCTTCGTACCAAAGAAAAGTTATTTCAAACTTGAGAGAAGTTACAGGTGTTGATTATATAAGTGCTGGAGATTTAATTGAAGCTACTCAAGATACAGGTTCATTTGTTCATATTTCAGGAATGTTAAAAAGTGTTGCAATAAAAATATCAAAAATTTGTAATGATTTAAGACTTTTAAGTTCAGGACCAAGGGCTGGATTTAATGAAATAAATCTTCCACCATTACAACCAGGAAGTTCTATTATGCCTGGAAAAGTAAATCCAGTAATTCCTGAAGTTGTAAATCAAGTAGCTTTTGAAGTAATTGGCGCTGATATGACTATTGCGATGGCAAGTGAACATGGTCAATTACAATTAAATGTATTTGAACCATTGATTGCTTATAAACTTTTTACTTCAATTAATATGATGAGACGAGCATTTTATTCTTTGGGTGAAAAATGTATCAAAGGAATCACAGCAAATGAAGATGTTTGTATGGCAAATATCTTAAATTCTGTAACTATAGTAACTTGTTTAAATCCAATTATTGGATATGAAAAATGTTCTAGTTTGGCAAAAGAGGCTCTTAAAACAAATAAAAGAGTTTATGACATTATTTTAGAACAAAAGTTATTTACAAAAGAGGAATTAGATGAGTTATTAAAACCTGAAAATATGGTAAATAATTTTATTAAGGAAACAAAATGA
- a CDS encoding sensor histidine kinase has protein sequence MFNKEGIPFFTVIMPLFCILFISFLSISYNLKLSQSNFQLDLDEYKKLYIKTNIDNQTLDLLVKEKIEEQKKREELFSDFIIVVSFVVLIFMTFFSFLMISIIKDVIKKYKKQVQNREDDLKALNDSLFMKVQCGIQEAKQKDKKILEQAKLARIGSMISMIAHQWRQPLTQLSSILMELETATRFKKVDENHIYSAIEKSDKMIEFMSNTIDDFRNFYKPDKIKEEFLVSQACSKAINIIDATLKNFGIKLNVNIKNDKKVYGYPTEFAQVILNLLSNAKDILVEKEIKNPRIDMSIDSKGVLSIITIKDNAGGIDEKNQELIFDPYYSTKDSSKGTGLGLYISKLIIERNMGGELSVYNDEEGAVFKIIIAG, from the coding sequence ATGTTTAATAAAGAAGGAATACCTTTTTTTACTGTTATTATGCCTCTCTTTTGCATCTTATTTATCTCTTTTCTTTCAATTTCATATAATTTAAAACTTTCGCAAAGTAATTTCCAATTAGATTTAGATGAGTATAAAAAACTTTATATTAAAACAAATATTGATAATCAAACATTAGATTTGTTAGTTAAAGAAAAAATTGAGGAACAAAAAAAAAGAGAAGAGTTATTTTCAGATTTTATAATTGTTGTTTCTTTTGTTGTTCTTATTTTTATGACATTTTTTTCTTTTCTTATGATTTCAATTATAAAAGATGTCATAAAAAAATATAAAAAGCAGGTTCAAAATAGGGAAGATGATTTAAAAGCTTTAAATGATAGTTTGTTTATGAAAGTTCAATGTGGAATTCAAGAGGCTAAACAAAAAGATAAAAAGATATTAGAACAAGCAAAACTTGCAAGAATTGGTTCAATGATTAGTATGATTGCCCATCAATGGAGACAACCACTTACTCAGTTATCGAGTATTTTAATGGAATTAGAAACTGCAACAAGATTTAAGAAAGTTGATGAAAATCATATTTATAGCGCTATTGAAAAAAGCGATAAAATGATTGAATTTATGTCAAATACAATTGATGATTTTAGGAATTTTTATAAACCAGATAAAATAAAAGAGGAATTTTTAGTTTCTCAGGCTTGTTCAAAAGCTATAAATATTATAGATGCAACTTTAAAAAATTTTGGAATAAAGTTAAATGTTAATATAAAAAATGATAAAAAAGTTTACGGTTATCCAACGGAATTTGCACAAGTTATTTTAAATTTACTTAGTAATGCAAAAGATATATTAGTTGAAAAAGAGATTAAAAATCCACGAATAGATATGAGTATAGATTCTAAAGGAGTTTTATCAATCATAACTATAAAAGATAATGCAGGTGGGATAGATGAAAAAAATCAAGAATTGATTTTTGATCCATATTATAGTACAAAAGATTCATCAAAAGGAACGGGACTTGGGCTTTATATTTCAAAACTTATAATTGAGCGAAATATGGGTGGAGAACTTAGTGTTTATAATGATGAAGAAGGTGCAGTTTTCAAAATCATAATTGCAGGATAA
- a CDS encoding lactate utilization protein — translation MKELIQILKSCGYDAHFVKTKEEALELSKTYIKSGMSVGLGGSVSVVEIGLLDYLLNKKDITLFNQYEDGISMDENIKRRKQGLVSDIFVTSTNALTKDGKLVNADGSGNRVAAFSYGPTNVLLIVGVNKIVENLELGFKRVMEVAAIKNIDRMNKKAISFGKEPKHNIDNIANKFSWVKADDKDRIIIILVDEELGY, via the coding sequence ATGAAAGAATTGATTCAAATTTTAAAATCATGTGGATATGACGCACATTTTGTAAAAACAAAAGAAGAGGCGTTGGAATTATCAAAAACATATATAAAATCAGGAATGAGTGTAGGTTTAGGTGGTTCAGTTAGTGTTGTTGAAATTGGATTATTGGATTATTTACTTAATAAAAAAGATATTACTTTGTTTAACCAATATGAAGATGGTATTTCTATGGATGAAAATATAAAAAGAAGAAAACAAGGTTTAGTTTCTGATATTTTTGTTACAAGTACAAATGCTTTGACAAAAGATGGAAAGCTTGTAAATGCTGATGGTAGTGGAAACAGAGTTGCTGCTTTTTCTTATGGACCTACAAATGTTTTATTAATTGTTGGTGTTAATAAAATTGTTGAAAATTTAGAACTTGGTTTTAAAAGAGTTATGGAAGTTGCTGCTATTAAAAATATAGATAGAATGAATAAAAAAGCAATTTCATTTGGAAAAGAACCAAAACATAATATTGATAATATCGCAAATAAATTTTCATGGGTAAAAGCTGATGATAAAGATAGAATTATCATCATTTTAGTTGATGAAGAGTTAGGATATTAA
- the fabD gene encoding ACP S-malonyltransferase, protein MKKIAFIFPGQGSQTIGMGKDFFENSDIAKDMISKASTRLGINFEKLLFEENENLGKTEFTQPAILLVSSIANAIFKEKCNITPEFVLGHSLGEFSALVAAGAIDYLDAIELVHKRGLFMTQACSGGGAGMMALVGIDDETVEKVCLEQRELGKQVWPANYNMDGQLVLAGIKADLESLVDVFKAAGAKRAIVLDMSVASHCELLRSAVENLKPYLEEFLKEEFMPVISNVSTKAYSTKDEAIDLLASQLTKPVKYKQSITAHSDEVDLFIEFGNGIVLKGLNKKITDKPTLNVSDMKTLEAVIGELND, encoded by the coding sequence ATGAAAAAAATAGCTTTTATTTTTCCTGGTCAAGGAAGTCAAACTATAGGGATGGGAAAAGATTTCTTTGAAAATAGTGATATTGCTAAAGATATGATTTCAAAAGCAAGTACAAGATTAGGTATTAATTTTGAAAAACTTTTATTTGAAGAAAATGAAAATTTAGGAAAAACAGAATTTACTCAACCTGCTATTTTATTAGTTAGTTCAATAGCAAATGCAATTTTTAAAGAAAAGTGTAATATTACACCAGAGTTTGTTTTAGGTCATTCTTTGGGTGAATTTTCAGCTTTAGTAGCTGCTGGTGCAATTGATTATTTAGATGCTATCGAATTAGTTCATAAAAGAGGTTTATTTATGACTCAAGCTTGTTCTGGTGGAGGTGCTGGTATGATGGCACTAGTAGGAATTGATGATGAAACTGTTGAAAAAGTATGTCTTGAACAAAGAGAGCTTGGGAAACAAGTTTGGCCAGCAAACTATAATATGGATGGACAACTTGTACTTGCAGGTATTAAGGCTGATTTAGAGTCTTTAGTTGATGTATTTAAAGCAGCTGGTGCAAAAAGAGCAATAGTTCTAGATATGTCAGTTGCATCACATTGTGAATTATTAAGAAGTGCTGTTGAAAATTTAAAACCTTATTTAGAAGAATTCTTAAAAGAAGAGTTTATGCCAGTTATTTCAAATGTAAGTACAAAAGCATACTCAACAAAAGATGAAGCAATTGATTTATTAGCTTCTCAACTTACAAAACCTGTAAAATATAAACAATCAATTACAGCTCATAGTGATGAAGTTGATTTGTTTATTGAATTTGGAAATGGAATAGTTTTAAAAGGTTTAAACAAAAAAATTACAGATAAACCTACTTTAAATGTTTCAGATATGAAAACATTAGAAGCAGTGATAGGTGAATTAAATGACTAA
- a CDS encoding FKBP-type peptidyl-prolyl cis-trans isomerase has product MMSKVIGIEYTLKDAKTGEQLDTNVGQAPLEFISGKGQIIPGLESKLIEMSANEEADVLVQPVDAYGEYNEEAVQTLPKEQFAGIELVAGMSLYGTGEHGETVQVVVKSFSDAEVTIDYNHPMAGRTLMFSVAILSLRDATEEEVQTGVVGGMAAMGGGCCGGGGHSHSHGGGSCGTEEKEHGHSHGGCGCH; this is encoded by the coding sequence ATTATGTCAAAAGTTATAGGTATTGAATATACATTAAAAGATGCAAAAACTGGTGAGCAATTAGATACAAATGTTGGTCAAGCTCCTTTAGAATTTATTTCAGGAAAAGGGCAAATTATTCCAGGACTTGAATCAAAATTAATTGAAATGTCAGCAAATGAAGAAGCAGATGTTTTAGTTCAACCTGTTGATGCTTATGGTGAATATAATGAGGAAGCTGTTCAAACTTTACCAAAAGAGCAATTTGCTGGTATTGAATTAGTTGCAGGTATGTCTTTATATGGAACAGGAGAACATGGTGAAACTGTACAAGTTGTAGTTAAATCATTTAGTGATGCAGAAGTTACAATTGATTATAATCATCCAATGGCTGGAAGAACTTTAATGTTCTCTGTTGCAATTTTATCTTTAAGAGATGCAACTGAAGAAGAAGTTCAAACAGGTGTTGTTGGTGGTATGGCTGCTATGGGTGGTGGATGTTGTGGTGGCGGAGGTCACTCTCATTCTCATGGTGGTGGTTCTTGTGGAACAGAAGAAAAAGAACACGGACATTCTCATGGTGGATGTGGTTGTCACTAA
- a CDS encoding OmpA family protein, protein MKKLGVYSLLVAAMLFSTGCSEKNADMNVDNGAQESVNTNADANLSDGGFSALEKAANGNYYMINGQKVLIEHVYFAFDKYNLTSENKDKATSNATKLSALTADTTVTVSGNTDEWGSDEYNYALGLKRANSVKDVLVANGVTANVALVSLGESSPVCTEKTKDCWAKNRRVEHELSK, encoded by the coding sequence ATGAAAAAATTAGGTGTTTATTCTTTACTAGTTGCGGCAATGTTATTCTCTACAGGTTGTAGTGAAAAAAATGCTGATATGAATGTTGATAACGGAGCTCAAGAATCTGTAAATACAAATGCAGATGCTAACCTTTCTGATGGTGGTTTTTCAGCTTTAGAAAAAGCTGCAAATGGTAATTATTATATGATCAATGGTCAAAAAGTTTTAATTGAGCATGTATATTTTGCATTTGACAAATATAACTTAACTTCAGAAAACAAAGATAAAGCAACTTCAAATGCTACTAAATTATCTGCATTAACTGCTGATACAACTGTAACTGTATCTGGTAACACAGATGAGTGGGGATCAGATGAGTATAACTATGCATTAGGTTTAAAAAGAGCTAACTCTGTTAAAGATGTATTAGTTGCTAATGGTGTTACTGCTAATGTTGCTTTAGTTTCTTTAGGTGAAAGTTCTCCAGTTTGTACTGAGAAAACTAAAGATTGTTGGGCAAAAAACAGAAGAGTTGAACACGAATTAAGTAAATAA
- a CDS encoding response regulator transcription factor — MQQELLKELKNISILCVEDEDGIREMIVSTLKYYFNEVYEARDGYEAYELYDYYKPKIILTDIQMKNCNGLDFVKRIRETDTETMIIMLTAYSNEEYLMELINLNINHFILKPLNTKKLNEALEKYLIKAIKPISLCENLILDLQKRELIYKGSEIIPLRKREKDFLELLYKKKGSLLKYEEIEFQLWNDKEMTTHALKSFIKELRHKIPINVIKNIPQEGYTLQN; from the coding sequence ATGCAACAAGAGTTATTAAAAGAGTTAAAAAATATTTCAATATTATGTGTCGAAGATGAAGATGGTATTCGAGAAATGATTGTTAGTACTTTAAAATACTATTTTAATGAGGTTTATGAAGCAAGAGATGGATATGAAGCTTATGAATTATATGATTATTATAAACCCAAAATTATCTTAACTGATATACAAATGAAAAATTGTAATGGTTTAGATTTTGTAAAAAGAATTAGAGAAACAGATACAGAAACTATGATAATAATGTTAACAGCTTATTCAAATGAAGAGTATTTGATGGAACTAATTAATTTAAATATTAATCACTTTATTTTAAAACCTTTAAATACAAAAAAACTAAATGAGGCTTTAGAAAAATATTTAATAAAAGCTATAAAACCAATTTCATTATGCGAGAATTTAATTTTAGATTTACAAAAAAGAGAATTGATTTATAAAGGAAGTGAAATTATTCCTTTGAGAAAAAGAGAAAAAGATTTTTTGGAGCTTTTATACAAAAAAAAAGGTTCACTTTTAAAATATGAAGAAATAGAATTTCAACTTTGGAATGACAAAGAAATGACAACCCATGCTTTAAAATCATTTATTAAAGAATTAAGACATAAAATACCAATAAATGTAATCAAAAATATACCTCAAGAGGGGTATACTTTACAAAATTAA
- a CDS encoding MarR family winged helix-turn-helix transcriptional regulator has translation MNINELEIDIQKNKERSPETFNEIVNITLPFYMFYRKMFGGVSRLEEDNYQITHSEIDVLSSLKISGNEEYILSPTRLNERLLFTAGAITKVLKKLEEKEYIERLDNKFDKRGKLVKLTPLGREVHDKVMKDILEFEEKCFSSLNEEEKQTMKNLFIKLLKS, from the coding sequence TAGATATACAAAAAAATAAAGAGCGCTCACCAGAAACATTTAATGAAATAGTAAATATTACTCTTCCATTTTATATGTTTTATAGAAAAATGTTTGGTGGTGTATCAAGGTTAGAAGAAGATAATTATCAAATAACACACAGCGAGATAGATGTTTTGTCTTCTTTAAAAATATCAGGAAATGAAGAATATATATTAAGTCCTACTAGATTAAATGAAAGATTACTATTCACAGCAGGAGCTATTACAAAGGTCTTAAAAAAACTTGAAGAAAAAGAATACATCGAAAGATTGGATAATAAATTTGATAAAAGAGGAAAACTTGTAAAACTTACTCCATTAGGTAGAGAAGTTCACGATAAAGTTATGAAAGATATTTTAGAATTTGAAGAAAAATGTTTCTCTTCTTTAAATGAAGAAGAGAAACAAACTATGAAAAATCTTTTTATTAAATTATTAAAATCTTAA
- a CDS encoding 5'-methylthioadenosine/adenosylhomocysteine nucleosidase has protein sequence MTKLAIMGAMEEEIEPLLAYFEKVNVVEFANNKYYEVSYNDLDIVIAYSKIGKVFASLTAATMIEKFGCDTLLFSGVAGGINSELQIGDLIIADKLCQHDLDITAFGHPNGYVPGGKVFIETTKYLREIAIKVANENNLKVIEGTIATGDQFVHSSERKDFIQNTFKADALEMEGASVAVVCDALNIPFFILRAISDSADMDAGFDFDEFLKSSAKNSADYLIKIVKELKK, from the coding sequence ATGACTAAATTAGCAATTATGGGTGCAATGGAAGAGGAAATAGAACCTCTTTTAGCTTACTTTGAAAAAGTAAATGTTGTTGAATTTGCTAATAATAAATATTACGAAGTTTCATATAATGATTTAGATATTGTAATTGCTTATTCAAAAATTGGAAAAGTATTTGCAAGTTTAACAGCTGCTACAATGATTGAAAAATTTGGGTGTGATACATTACTTTTTTCAGGAGTTGCTGGTGGAATTAATTCTGAACTTCAAATTGGTGATTTAATAATTGCTGATAAACTTTGTCAACATGATTTAGATATTACAGCTTTTGGTCATCCAAATGGATATGTGCCAGGAGGAAAAGTATTTATTGAAACTACTAAATATTTAAGAGAAATAGCAATAAAAGTTGCAAATGAAAATAATTTAAAAGTGATTGAGGGAACTATTGCAACTGGTGATCAGTTTGTTCACTCAAGTGAACGAAAAGATTTTATTCAAAATACTTTTAAAGCAGATGCACTAGAAATGGAAGGGGCAAGTGTTGCAGTTGTTTGTGATGCTTTAAATATTCCATTTTTTATTTTAAGAGCTATTTCTGATAGTGCTGATATGGATGCTGGATTTGATTTTGATGAATTTTTAAAATCAAGTGCTAAAAACTCTGCTGATTATTTAATAAAAATAGTTAAAGAATTAAAAAAATAA